The genomic window AAATCGGTGACGGCGAGAACTGCGATTGCTCATTCCAGTATTACAGTTAATAAAGAAATATATGAAAAAATCACTTCTAATAAAATGAAAAAAGGTGATGTACTCGCGGTTGCACAAGTCGCGGGAGTGATGGCGTGCAAGAAGACGTGGGAAATCATTCCAATGTGTCACCCAATACCATTAACAGGAGTAGATATTTCGTTCTCATGGAGCCTCGATCAAGAAGAATATACACTGCTCATTGCCGCTACTGTCAAAACAAAGGGGAATACTGGAGTTGAAATGGAAGCGTTAACAGCTGCATCCGTATGTGCATTAACAGTTTATGATATGTGTAAGGCAGTTGATAAAGGGATGGTCATTGGCAAAACCTATTTAGTAGAAAAAACAGGCGGAAAAAATGGAGATTTTAAAAGGGATTCCAGATTATAATCTATTGATTATAAATGAAATAAAGCTCCTAAATAATTAAACATTTGTCACAATGTGTTGAGCAAACGTAAGAGAGGAGATAAGATAATGGCGAATGAGTCATTAAAAATTCCACAAGCAACAGCCAAAAGGCTTCCTTTATATTATCGATTCTTAAAAAATTTGCATGCTTCTGGGAAACAAAGAGTCTCTTCTGCAGAATTAAGTGAAGCAGTAAAGGTTGATTCTGCTACAATTCGGCGGGATTTTTCCTACTTTGGAGCTTTAGGGAAAAAAGGATATGGCTATAATGTAAATTATTTACTAACCTTTTTTCGGAAAACGTTAGATCAGGATGAATTAACGAAAGTAGCCCTTATTGGTGTTGGTAATTTAGGCACTGCCTTTTTAAACTATAATTTCCTCAAAAACAATAATACGAAAATTGAAGTAGCCTTTGATGTAGACGAGGGAAAAGTTGGGACATTCATTGGTGATGTACCAATTTATCATATGAGTGATCTGGAAAAAGTAATCGAGGACCAACAAATTCAAGTCGCGATTTTAACTGTTCCCGCTCCTGCAGCACAACCTATTGCTGATCGAATTGTCCAAAGCAGTATAAATGGAATTTTGAATTTTACTCCTGCCCGTTTATCTGTACCGTCCTCAATCAGAATCCATCATATTGATTTAGCTGTAGAGCTGCAGTCGCTTATATACTTTCTTAAGCATTATCCTGCAGAGGAAGAATAAGCTAAACAAAGAAAATGAGCACTATTCATGTGCTCATTTTCTTTGTTTGTTATTGATAATTTTGAAATGAATTGCAACCATCCGCAGGCCGGTACCTAAGTCAAAGGTTGCGATAATAATTAGAAAGTAAGTAAATATTCCCCAGCCTTCGTTTCTTTGAATGTTTTGGATCGCGATATAAGTAAAGAGGATCCCTAGAATAATATAGATGATGCCTGATAACAATGGTGTCCTTCTCATAAAAATCCTCCAATAAAGCTTTGCATTTTTTCCGCTTCTTTTATCCAGTTTTCAATGTTTTCTCTGTTAAATTGGATAATGACGACAAGTGTATTCATAGCCACATGCGCAAAAATCGGTACTAGAATTTGCTTTGTTTTCACATATAGGAAAGCAAAGGTAAAGCCCATCGCTGAGTACAAAAGAATATGTTCAAACTCAAAGTGAGCAAGAGCAAAAATAACAGAACTTATTAAGGCAGAAAGAAAAAAGTTCAGCCTCTGATAAAGCGTTCCGAAAATAATCTTTCGGAAGATAATTTCCTCTAGAATTGGACCAATAATAGAGCTGACAACAACGACTAAGGGTGATGCTTGAATAAGTCTAATAATTTGTTGTGTGTTCTCTGAGCCCATTTCAATTCCAATTAAATTTTCTATATTGGCGGCAATAGATTGCGCAAATAAAGCAAGGAATACTCCACCAATGGCCCAAGCTATGGAAGATCCGGCAGACGTTGCATTTCTCAATGAAAGGCTTTCCTTCATTTCTTTTCGGAGGAGTGCCAACGTAATAATTAATGTGATTGTAAAGCTAATGACAATCCAAGAAGTGACAGCGATGGTTTCCATGTCAGCCATGCTTTTGCCGTATAGTGTTCCCCAAAACGCTATGAACGGAACCCCGATTAAACTAGATAATTGCATCCCTATATAAGCAATGAGAATATACCAATATTCTTTTCTCAATATTTTATCTCCTTATCCATTGTGTATACCAATCCTCATTTTACCCGTAAAAAGGTCCAAGTTTCAAATTGTAGACTTAAAAAGATGGTTTGCTGCCTGGATTTTAAGGATAAACTATCATTTGGCAATGTCTGTAAAAGTTAAGTGGCCCATCTTAAATATTTTTTACAAAAAATTTGAGCTTCACTCTTGCAAATATACAGCAGATTCATTAATATAATAATTGTGTTAGCACTCACTAGATGAGAGTGCTAATAAATAAAATTTACATATTTATTGAGGAGGTTGTTTCACTTGTTAAAGCCACTAGGTGATCGAATTATTATCGAGCTTGTTGAAACTGAAGAAAAAACTGCAAGCGGCATCGTTTTGCCGGACACTGCAAAAGAAAAGCCTCAAGAAGGCAATGTAGTTGCTGTCGGAACTGGCCGCGTTCTTGAGAACGGTGAGCGTGTAGCCCTTGAAGTTGCTCAAGGCGACCGCATTATCTTCTCAAAATATGCTGGTACTGAAGTGAAGTACGAAGGCAAGGAATATTTAATTTTACGCGAAAACGACATTCTTGCTGTTATTGGTTAATTAAGCCATACAGCTTTACAACTTTATTAGTTTGAACTGCCTATTTAACTATTTCGAGGAGGTTATTTATTATGGCAAAAGAGATTAAATTTAGTGAAGATGCACGCCGCGCAATGCTTCGTGGAGTAGACGCTCTTGCAGATGCAGTAAAAGTAACTCTTGGACCAAAAGGACGCAACGTGGTTCTTGAGAAAAAATTCGGTTCTCCGTTAATTACAAATGACGGTGTAACAATCGCGAAAGAAATCGAATTAGAAGATGCTTTCGAAAACATGGGTGCAAAGCTTGTTGCTGAAGTTGCAAGCAAAACAAATGATGTAGCTGGTGACGGTACGACAACTGCAACGGTTCTTGCTCAAGCGATGATCCGTGAAGGACTTAAAAACGTTACAGCTGGTGCAAACCCAATGGGTATCCGTAAAGGAATCGAAAAAGCGGTTGCGACTGCTGTTGAAGAATTACAAGCTATCGCTAAGCCAATCGAAGGCAAAGAGTCTATTTCACAGGTTGCTGCAATTTCTTCTGATGATAAAGAGGTTGGTGCTCTTATCGCTGAAGCTATGGAGCGCGTTGGTAACGATGGTGTTATCACAATCGAAGAATCAAAAGGCTTCACTACTGAGCTTGATGTAGTAGAAGGTATGCAATTTGACCGTGGATACGCTTCTCCATACATGGTAACAGATTCTGACAAAATGGAAGCAATTCTAGAAAATCCATATATCTTAATTACAGATAAAAAGATCACAAGCATTCAAGAAATCCTTCCAGTTCTTGAGCAAGTGGTTCAACAAGGCAAGCCATTACTGCTTGTTGCTGAAGATGTTGAAGGGGAAGCGCTTGCTACATTAGTAGTGAACAAACTTCGCGGAACTTTCAATGCTGTAGCTGTTAAAGCTCCTGGCTTTGGTGACCGTCGTAAGGCAATGCTAGAAGATATCGCGATCCTAACTGGCGGTGAAGTAATCACTGAAGAATTAGGCCGTGACCTTAAATCTGCTACAATCGAATCTTTAGGACGCGCTTCTAAAGTAGTCGTAACGAAAGAAAACACTACAATCGTAGAAGGTGCAGGAGACAGCGCACAAATCGCTTCTCGTGTAAACCAAATCCGCGTTCAATTAGAAGAAACTACTTCTGAATTCGACAAGGAAAAATTACAAGAGCGTTTAGCTAAATTAGCTGGCGGTGTAGCAGTAATCAAAGTTGGTGCTGCTACAGAAACAGAATTAAAAGAGCGCAAGCTTCGCATCGAGGACGCATTAAACGCAACTCGTGCAGCTGTTGAAGAAGGAATCGTATCTGGTGGTGGAGTAGCTCTACTTAATGTTTACAACAAAGTAGCTGCTTTACAAGAAGAAGGCGACATCCAAACAGGTATCAACATCGTATTACGTGCGATGGAAGAGCCTGTACGCACAATCGCTCAAAACGCTGGCCTTGAAGGTTCAGTTATCGTTGACCGCTTAAAGCGCGAAGAAGTTGGAATCGGCTTCAACGCTGCTACTGGCGAGTGGGTTAACATGATCGAAGCTGGTATCGTTGATCCGAAGAAAGTAACTCGTTCTGCTCTTCAAAACGCTGGTTCTGTTGCTGCAATGCTTCTAACAACTGAAGCTGTTATCGCTGACAAACCAGAACCAAACGCACCTGCAATGCCTGACATGGGCGGCATGGGTGGAATGGGCGGCATGATGTAATAAGCCGCTTCATCCCTTGATAGATAAGGGTTTTATGTAAGATGAGAGTGGAATGTTAACATTTTGTTAACATGAGGTTCTTAACGGAGGCTTCTCATGAGTTGAGCAAACTTGTGGGAAGCTTCTTTTTTCATATCTTGCGTTACATGCAGATAGACATTTTTTGTAATTTGATCATCGGTATGACCGAGTCTATCCATGATTTGTTCAAGTGAGACACCCGCCTCGGCAAGAAGTGAAGTATGTGTATGGCGTAAGGAATGTGGTGTTAATGTTGAATCATCTCTTCATCCACAATGATTTTTCGTTTAGATTTTCTTGTCTTTGGTGTAACCAGTTGGTATTCCAGAGCATTATTATTAGGATTGTAATATGTTTTGGTATGTTGATTGTGTAGTTTTTAAAATCAACATCTTTCACTTGAGGGCCACTAAATTCTCCAACCCTAATTCCCGTATAGGCTAAAATCATAAAAACTAAGTAATCATGTTCGAGGCTATTGGCTTTAGCTGTTTCTAAAAATAAGGCAAGCTCTTTTTTTTCAAGATCCTTAGGAACTTCCTCTTCTTCTAATTGTTCAATCGGTTTTTTATGCTTTTTCACATAAGCGAATTCAGTTGGATCCTTCTTAATTAGCTCAAGTTCCAAAGCTTTTCGAAAAATCATCCTTCCTGTTCGATGAATCACTTCCCTTATAGAAAGAGTGGTTCAATATCATATTGAAGATGACATCTACGAAAACGGAAGAATTGATCCTAAAGGGTTAGCTGCCGTGAGCCGATTGGCTGGTGCTAATTATGCGAAAATCGAAGAAACTTTTGAGATAGTACGACCTAAGTAGGGTCAAGGGACTTGTCCCTCTGTCTCTAATGAATGGAGAGAATGAGATGCAAAAAACATCTGGTATCCATCATATAACAGCAATGGTCAACGATGCCAAAGAACTATTGACTTTTATGCTGGTGTTCTTGGGCTTAGCTTGTTAAAAAAACCATAAATTTTGATCGCCCAGAGGTCTATCATGTATTGTTCAAAGTATGGAAAGATAAGTGGTTTTTATTAATTTTTATGAATTTAATACACAAGAGATAATATAGTTATTATGAGTCTAAATATGAGGGGAAACATAATTGTATAGTGAAAATTTCACAATTTTACCCTTTTAAAATCCCTGTTTTTTCACTGGTCTTGAACCGTCCCAGTGTTTCATTACAATGAAAAAGGCCTTCAACAAAAATGCTGAAAGCCTTGATTTAATATGAAAACTAATAAATATAATTATTAATTCAGGTGTACCTGCCAACTTGTTATTTTTCAAGGAGTTCTTCTTTTCCTTCATATTCCGCAAGAAACTCTTCTAATAGTTCCTTGTCCCACAGAAGTGTGCCCCAAATTATTTCAATGAATCCACTGTAAAAGCCTAAGCTGCCATTATTTTTTGCATCGTCATACAAATTAGGAATCCAAGAGAGTAAATGCTCATCCATAAAGGCAAGCTGATCTTTGATGATGTTTACTTGTCTTTGTATGTCTTCATTATGCAGTTGTTCTGTTAGAACGGTTAAATACAGCAGCTCAAGACCCAAGTGATCTTCAGGCTGTCGTCCACTATGCTTACTTTCTAAGCCTTGTTTACTTAGTAAGTCTTTCATCACATAGGCAGTCGTTCCAAAGAACAGTTTCTTCCTCGTATTATAAAACGATTCCCAAGGTGGTGATTTCGGTACACCAGGTCCTATAAAAAGCTCTGTGTACTCTACATTCACTTCTTCAATGGAATTTATCATATCTTGTTCATCCAATTTAGACGTAAAGTTTACTAACTGCTCAAGACCTGACATAATTTGTTCATTTGCCGCTTCTAAAGGAAATTGACGCCAAAATTGCTCCGTAACTATCTCTTTGTTTTGCTCTTGTACAGGCTCTAGCAAATAGTTTGCGAAAAAGCTGTATAATTGTTCTTGGAAGCTCCATACTTCAGCCCAAGTTTTTGTCATCATAAACTCTCCTTTATGCGTTTAGCATTGCTGTAATTCTCGACATGATGGTTAGCCGTTTTCAACCATGGAATAGACTTTTGCCTCTTTTTGTGATGATTTTTGCACAAGAATCTTTTTAGCAAGAAAATTGAATAAAAGAATCCCGAATGAAATTAATCCTACAGAAATCATCAGCTCCACTATAGATGGTGAATACGTACCAACGGTGGACCAAATATTTTCTTGGTTATAGCCAAGCGTAACTCCTTGACCTTCAGCAATGTTCGGATGAACAAAGGCAGAGAAAAGGAGCCAGATTCGCTTACACAACACTCCAAAGACAATTAATGCGGATGAAAAGATGACTAATCCCAGTTTTTCTCGATTTTTTTTGAATAATAGGATCGCTAACGGTACCACAAGACCTAAAATCACTTGTATCCAGAAATACGGAGCCAGTTGGCCGCTAATAAGCACCTCAGCATGATGCAAGCCTTCCCCTTGTGGGTAAATCATTGTTATCATTTCAGCCAGAAGAAGATAGGCATCAACTGCTACAAACGTTACTAAAAGTCCTGCTAATGTCGTAATGAGCTTCTTCTCTACCACAAAGACATTAAAGGTCATTAATAGAACCAACGTAATCAGTAGTAGAGCGAGTCCTGAGTCTAATGCGGAAGCGACAAACAGCGGGGCCATAATTGCTGTATGCCAAGCTCCACGAGCAATTTGTAAGCCGAAAATCCATGCCGTTACGGAGTGAACAAGAATGGCAACTGGCAGGGCAACGGAAGACATAATTTTCATTGCTTTTTGGTTCGGTTTTTCTCGTGTCATGAGATATAGATATAACACGTTAATGACCAAGTAAAGGGAAATCACCATCACGTCCCACATCAACGGTGATTTTAAATTGCTGTGCAATAGTAAATTTAACATACGAAACGGATTTCCTAAGTCAACCATAATAAAGCCAGCAGCAACAATTACACAAACAGTTGATAATATGGTTGCTGGTTTTGCAACGACTTTGAACGACGGGATATTAAATACCGTTGCGGAAGAAGAAACAATCAATCCTCCAGCTGATAATCCAACAAAGAACATAAATAACATAATATAAGTTCCCCAAGAAACGATATTATTCATCCCTGTTACGCCAAGTCCATTTACAAGCTGATAACCGATGGCTGAAAACCCCATTATCGCGAGAATACCTAATATGACGGTAGGTAAGTTTAATTTAGTCTTGATTGTCATCGATTACATCTCCCCATTCAAGCCTAAATAGTAAACTTTCGGCTTCGTTCCTTTTTCTTTCAGCAGCTGCTCACCGTTTCTTTCGCGAATTAACCTGGATACTTCGCTATTTG from Bacillus sp. DTU_2020_1000418_1_SI_GHA_SEK_038 includes these protein-coding regions:
- the moaC gene encoding cyclic pyranopterin monophosphate synthase MoaC, which produces MSDFTHFNQEGRAKMVDISEKSVTARTAIAHSSITVNKEIYEKITSNKMKKGDVLAVAQVAGVMACKKTWEIIPMCHPIPLTGVDISFSWSLDQEEYTLLIAATVKTKGNTGVEMEALTAASVCALTVYDMCKAVDKGMVIGKTYLVEKTGGKNGDFKRDSRL
- a CDS encoding redox-sensing transcriptional repressor Rex; translation: MANESLKIPQATAKRLPLYYRFLKNLHASGKQRVSSAELSEAVKVDSATIRRDFSYFGALGKKGYGYNVNYLLTFFRKTLDQDELTKVALIGVGNLGTAFLNYNFLKNNNTKIEVAFDVDEGKVGTFIGDVPIYHMSDLEKVIEDQQIQVAILTVPAPAAQPIADRIVQSSINGILNFTPARLSVPSSIRIHHIDLAVELQSLIYFLKHYPAEEE
- a CDS encoding YdiK family protein, encoding MRRTPLLSGIIYIILGILFTYIAIQNIQRNEGWGIFTYFLIIIATFDLGTGLRMVAIHFKIINNKQRK
- a CDS encoding CPBP family intramembrane glutamic endopeptidase, which encodes MRKEYWYILIAYIGMQLSSLIGVPFIAFWGTLYGKSMADMETIAVTSWIVISFTITLIITLALLRKEMKESLSLRNATSAGSSIAWAIGGVFLALFAQSIAANIENLIGIEMGSENTQQIIRLIQASPLVVVVSSIIGPILEEIIFRKIIFGTLYQRLNFFLSALISSVIFALAHFEFEHILLYSAMGFTFAFLYVKTKQILVPIFAHVAMNTLVVIIQFNRENIENWIKEAEKMQSFIGGFL
- the groES gene encoding co-chaperone GroES — encoded protein: MLKPLGDRIIIELVETEEKTASGIVLPDTAKEKPQEGNVVAVGTGRVLENGERVALEVAQGDRIIFSKYAGTEVKYEGKEYLILRENDILAVIG
- the groL gene encoding chaperonin GroEL (60 kDa chaperone family; promotes refolding of misfolded polypeptides especially under stressful conditions; forms two stacked rings of heptamers to form a barrel-shaped 14mer; ends can be capped by GroES; misfolded proteins enter the barrel where they are refolded when GroES binds), with the translated sequence MAKEIKFSEDARRAMLRGVDALADAVKVTLGPKGRNVVLEKKFGSPLITNDGVTIAKEIELEDAFENMGAKLVAEVASKTNDVAGDGTTTATVLAQAMIREGLKNVTAGANPMGIRKGIEKAVATAVEELQAIAKPIEGKESISQVAAISSDDKEVGALIAEAMERVGNDGVITIEESKGFTTELDVVEGMQFDRGYASPYMVTDSDKMEAILENPYILITDKKITSIQEILPVLEQVVQQGKPLLLVAEDVEGEALATLVVNKLRGTFNAVAVKAPGFGDRRKAMLEDIAILTGGEVITEELGRDLKSATIESLGRASKVVVTKENTTIVEGAGDSAQIASRVNQIRVQLEETTSEFDKEKLQERLAKLAGGVAVIKVGAATETELKERKLRIEDALNATRAAVEEGIVSGGGVALLNVYNKVAALQEEGDIQTGINIVLRAMEEPVRTIAQNAGLEGSVIVDRLKREEVGIGFNAATGEWVNMIEAGIVDPKKVTRSALQNAGSVAAMLLTTEAVIADKPEPNAPAMPDMGGMGGMGGMM
- a CDS encoding tyrosine-type recombinase/integrase, which gives rise to MIFRKALELELIKKDPTEFAYVKKHKKPIEQLEEEEVPKDLEKKELALFLETAKANSLEHDYLVFMILAYTGIRVGEFSGPQVKDVDFKNYTINIPKHITILIIMLWNTNWLHQRQENLNEKSLWMKR
- a CDS encoding molecular chaperone TorD family protein, with translation MMTKTWAEVWSFQEQLYSFFANYLLEPVQEQNKEIVTEQFWRQFPLEAANEQIMSGLEQLVNFTSKLDEQDMINSIEEVNVEYTELFIGPGVPKSPPWESFYNTRKKLFFGTTAYVMKDLLSKQGLESKHSGRQPEDHLGLELLYLTVLTEQLHNEDIQRQVNIIKDQLAFMDEHLLSWIPNLYDDAKNNGSLGFYSGFIEIIWGTLLWDKELLEEFLAEYEGKEELLEK
- the nrfD gene encoding NrfD/PsrC family molybdoenzyme membrane anchor subunit, whose protein sequence is MTIKTKLNLPTVILGILAIMGFSAIGYQLVNGLGVTGMNNIVSWGTYIMLFMFFVGLSAGGLIVSSSATVFNIPSFKVVAKPATILSTVCVIVAAGFIMVDLGNPFRMLNLLLHSNLKSPLMWDVMVISLYLVINVLYLYLMTREKPNQKAMKIMSSVALPVAILVHSVTAWIFGLQIARGAWHTAIMAPLFVASALDSGLALLLITLVLLMTFNVFVVEKKLITTLAGLLVTFVAVDAYLLLAEMITMIYPQGEGLHHAEVLISGQLAPYFWIQVILGLVVPLAILLFKKNREKLGLVIFSSALIVFGVLCKRIWLLFSAFVHPNIAEGQGVTLGYNQENIWSTVGTYSPSIVELMISVGLISFGILLFNFLAKKILVQKSSQKEAKVYSMVENG